One window of Leptotrichia sp. oral taxon 498 genomic DNA carries:
- a CDS encoding bactofilin family protein gives MGLFDNGKKVKEKNLESVASSSVTSEEDDLNGVSIISMETSIKGTIETNSMFQIDGVLEGDIKAGSLVHVGTEGRVKGNITAKSVFIEGEVSGDIVADKVEIGSKGKVRSNITSLTLVIQEGGMFEGSKKMKVALVKDEPKVEVLEDKEL, from the coding sequence ATGGGATTATTTGATAATGGAAAAAAGGTAAAAGAAAAAAATTTAGAGTCTGTAGCTTCAAGTTCTGTCACTTCAGAAGAAGATGATTTAAACGGAGTGAGTATAATATCGATGGAAACTTCAATAAAAGGAACAATTGAGACAAATTCAATGTTTCAAATCGATGGAGTTTTAGAAGGTGATATTAAAGCTGGAAGTTTAGTTCATGTAGGAACAGAAGGAAGAGTTAAAGGGAATATCACAGCAAAATCAGTTTTTATTGAAGGCGAAGTTTCTGGAGATATAGTTGCTGATAAAGTTGAAATTGGTTCAAAAGGAAAAGTTCGATCGAATATTACTTCATTAACATTAGTTATTCAGGAAGGTGGAATGTTTGAAGGAAGCAAGAAAATGAAAGTAGCTTTAGTTAAGGATGAGCCGAAAGTAGAAGTTTTAGAAGATAAAGAATTATAA